A region from the Aquimarina sp. ERC-38 genome encodes:
- a CDS encoding RNA 2'-phosphotransferase: MNKKIIKGSKLISLILRHQPEKIGLTLDNEGWANVEELIRKLNKKKFNIDPDDLKNIVENNDKKRFTFSDDFTKIRANQGHSINIDLKLEPIIPPEILFHGTAEKNITSIFKKGLLKQNRNYVHLSTDIDTAKKVGMRYGKPIVLKISALKMHQENYKFYLSKNNVWLTDFVPNKFFED, encoded by the coding sequence ATGAACAAAAAAATTATTAAAGGAAGTAAATTGATCAGTCTTATTTTAAGGCATCAACCTGAAAAAATAGGACTAACTTTAGACAATGAAGGTTGGGCTAACGTAGAAGAGTTAATAAGAAAACTAAACAAAAAAAAGTTTAATATTGATCCTGATGATTTGAAAAACATCGTAGAAAATAATGATAAAAAACGTTTTACATTTTCTGATGATTTTACAAAAATAAGAGCTAATCAAGGACATTCTATAAATATTGATTTAAAGCTTGAACCCATAATACCCCCAGAAATTTTATTTCATGGTACAGCAGAAAAAAACATAACTTCTATTTTCAAAAAAGGGTTACTTAAACAAAATAGAAATTATGTTCACTTAAGTACTGATATTGATACAGCTAAAAAAGTTGGTATGCGTTATGGTAAACCTATTGTATTAAAAATTAGTGCTTTGAAAATGCATCAAGAAAACTATAAATTTTATCTTTCTAAAAATAATGTATGGCTTACTGATTTTGTACCCAACAAATTTTTCGAAGATTGA
- a CDS encoding SMI1/KNR4 family protein — protein sequence MIISKKYKRLLDLNLENFEPWRILSKSQSDKYGKDLRKRYSKRNLIPFARRIDCDDVACWDLSKTESIEKIYIIHDFASEGWEQQEEFENFDDWFKEALNDMFSFEDE from the coding sequence ATGATTATATCAAAGAAATATAAAAGATTATTAGATTTAAATCTAGAGAATTTTGAACCTTGGCGCATACTATCTAAAAGTCAAAGTGATAAATATGGAAAAGATTTAAGAAAGAGATATTCAAAAAGAAACTTAATTCCTTTCGCTAGACGAATAGATTGTGACGATGTAGCTTGTTGGGATTTGTCTAAAACAGAAAGTATTGAAAAAATATATATAATCCATGACTTTGCATCTGAAGGTTGGGAACAACAAGAAGAGTTTGAAAATTTTGATGATTGGTTTAAAGAAGCATTAAATGATATGTTTTCTTTTGAAGATGAATAA